A single window of Bacillus mesophilus DNA harbors:
- a CDS encoding MFS transporter: MDDIQKLRRATYHLYTFTISKLISTFGAQVYAFAISFYILQQTGSATSFATNLICNILPRTLVSPFAGYMADRYSRKTIIICAQLVTTAAIGGLLFVSLTYGLSLIAIYFTTCVLAMASSFSTVTFSSSITGLVDQARIQRAMSLNQMAMSFAAIGSPAVGGLLYGAVSMELFLGMFIVASFIAVILESTMNFKLFSKRKDHLEDKPKEKMWQSMKAGLAYLKTKQVIMVLIWISLIINFLFGAFEVGYSYILIEKFKMTSQHFGFTQGAFAIGMLVFSIYFSIRKEVKYALLVSKRGILGMGVIMGGISIPLIMSLSYWSMFAYYLIIMFSFGAMIIIVNTPIQVMMQKMIDDDYKGRVFSIIETMAMALMPLGMIIFGFLYDVLPGQYILLTSASILVIVVLTLARPSVVRKAHPELALKKAVVQETGPAL; the protein is encoded by the coding sequence ATGGATGACATTCAAAAGCTTAGAAGAGCAACGTATCATTTATACACGTTCACAATTAGTAAACTCATTTCTACTTTTGGAGCACAGGTATATGCATTTGCCATCAGCTTCTATATATTACAACAAACAGGATCAGCTACCAGCTTCGCGACAAATTTAATATGTAATATTCTTCCACGTACTCTAGTTTCACCATTTGCTGGATATATGGCAGACAGGTATTCAAGAAAGACCATTATCATTTGTGCACAACTTGTCACAACAGCGGCAATCGGGGGGCTGCTTTTTGTCAGCTTGACCTATGGATTATCTTTAATCGCCATCTATTTCACAACATGTGTGTTGGCCATGGCATCCTCTTTTTCAACGGTAACATTTAGTTCATCTATTACGGGGTTAGTGGATCAAGCAAGAATACAAAGAGCGATGTCTTTAAATCAAATGGCCATGTCATTTGCTGCAATCGGCAGTCCAGCAGTGGGTGGGTTGTTATATGGCGCAGTTTCAATGGAACTTTTCTTAGGAATGTTCATTGTTGCATCTTTCATTGCTGTGATTCTTGAGTCGACCATGAATTTTAAATTATTCTCAAAACGTAAGGATCATTTGGAAGATAAGCCAAAGGAAAAGATGTGGCAAAGTATGAAAGCCGGTCTAGCGTATCTAAAGACAAAGCAAGTCATTATGGTGCTCATTTGGATCTCTTTAATTATTAATTTCCTCTTTGGAGCCTTTGAAGTAGGATATTCGTATATTCTGATTGAGAAATTTAAAATGACATCACAGCATTTTGGTTTTACACAAGGGGCATTTGCAATAGGGATGTTAGTGTTCTCCATCTATTTTTCAATTAGAAAAGAAGTAAAATATGCACTGCTTGTTTCAAAGCGTGGAATTCTAGGAATGGGCGTTATTATGGGGGGCATTTCTATTCCATTAATAATGTCATTGTCGTATTGGAGCATGTTTGCGTATTACCTAATAATAATGTTTAGTTTTGGAGCTATGATTATTATCGTAAACACACCAATACAGGTGATGATGCAAAAAATGATCGATGATGATTATAAGGGTCGTGTGTTTTCGATTATTGAAACAATGGCGATGGCTCTTATGCCTCTAGGTATGATTATCTTTGGTTTCTTGTACGATGTGCTTCCAGGACAATATATCCTACTCACCTCTGCCTCAATACTTGTAATCGTTGTGTTGACTTTGGCTAGACCGAGTGTTGTTAGAAAAGCACATCCAGAGCTTGCCTTGAAAAAAGCAGTTGTGCAAGAAACAGGACCAGCTTTATAA
- a CDS encoding mechanosensitive ion channel family protein encodes MLNQSIQELLSNLMITKLLFVLVGVTAIVIMIKLIQSNVSRYVKDHDNRYKTRKMINMIGYVIGLILIAVIYSDQLGGLTVVLGVTSAGIAFALQEVIISVAGWLSILVGNTFKTGDRVEMGGIKGDVIDLGVLRTTIMEVNEWVEGDLYNGRIVRVANSFVFKEPVYNYSSDFPFLWDEIKIPIKYGSNYKATKNIILQAGMDVTGDYSIKAREHWDEMVQKYLIEDSSTQPMVTLVANDNWVEYTLRYVTEYRKRRTTKDSLYTTILEEVDASGENIQFASATFDIVQVPSLDVNLKQNK; translated from the coding sequence ATGCTGAATCAAAGTATTCAAGAACTACTATCCAATTTGATGATTACGAAACTATTATTTGTCTTAGTAGGAGTAACAGCAATTGTCATTATGATTAAGTTGATCCAAAGCAACGTTAGTAGATATGTGAAGGATCATGATAACCGATATAAAACAAGAAAAATGATCAACATGATTGGGTATGTAATCGGGCTCATTTTAATAGCCGTTATTTATAGTGATCAACTTGGTGGACTTACAGTTGTCCTTGGTGTAACAAGTGCAGGTATAGCTTTTGCCTTGCAGGAAGTGATCATTAGTGTTGCTGGTTGGCTTTCAATCCTTGTCGGTAACACCTTCAAAACAGGTGACCGCGTAGAAATGGGAGGCATTAAGGGGGATGTGATCGACCTTGGGGTTTTGCGAACAACCATCATGGAAGTAAATGAGTGGGTAGAAGGAGACTTATATAATGGACGAATCGTTAGAGTAGCTAATAGTTTTGTGTTTAAAGAACCTGTATATAACTATTCAAGTGACTTTCCATTTTTGTGGGATGAAATCAAAATCCCCATAAAATATGGAAGCAACTACAAAGCTACCAAAAATATCATTTTACAGGCCGGTATGGACGTAACCGGAGACTATTCGATTAAAGCAAGAGAACATTGGGATGAAATGGTTCAGAAATACTTGATTGAAGATTCGAGCACGCAACCGATGGTAACTTTAGTTGCTAATGACAATTGGGTTGAATATACGCTTAGATATGTTACGGAATATCGTAAAAGACGAACAACGAAAGACTCCTTATATACAACCATATTAGAAGAAGTAGACGCTAGCGGAGAAAATATACAATTTGCTTCTGCCACATTTGATATCGTTCAAGTTCCATCCCTTGATGTAAATCTTAAGCAGAATAAATAA
- a CDS encoding zinc-binding dehydrogenase, which translates to MKAVVHEGKAGFEGLEYTEFLEIQPKVGEVVVKLKTAGLNHRDLFVLNRHQPTDPPLIIGSDGAGVIASVGEGVTTVNVGDEVIINPGLGWKENSDAPPPGFEIVGLPFHGTFAEAVVLPAENVEPKPEYLTWEEAGVLSLAALTAYRALFTRGKVKPGMKVLIPGIGSGVATFLLQFAKAVGTTVYVTSRSEEKCKKALELGADKAIDSNDDWNEALGGEKMDLVIECVGAATFNKSLDQLRPGGTLVTFGASAGDDVQINIRSFFYGQFNLLGSTMGSTEEYKEMLQFIQEHQIKPVVDQMYPLSQFDQGFDRLKAAAQLGKIGFYIG; encoded by the coding sequence ATGAAGGCAGTTGTTCATGAAGGGAAAGCAGGTTTTGAAGGGTTAGAGTATACTGAGTTTTTAGAGATACAGCCAAAAGTAGGAGAGGTTGTAGTAAAGCTGAAAACAGCGGGTTTGAATCACCGGGATTTGTTTGTTCTTAATCGTCATCAGCCAACTGACCCTCCGCTGATTATTGGTTCTGATGGTGCAGGAGTGATCGCATCAGTTGGTGAGGGAGTGACTACTGTTAATGTGGGGGATGAAGTCATTATAAACCCTGGTCTTGGTTGGAAGGAAAACAGTGATGCGCCTCCTCCTGGCTTTGAGATTGTTGGTCTTCCTTTTCATGGTACGTTTGCGGAAGCAGTTGTACTTCCAGCTGAAAATGTAGAACCCAAGCCGGAGTATTTAACATGGGAGGAAGCGGGTGTGCTATCACTTGCAGCACTAACAGCGTACCGTGCTTTATTTACGAGAGGGAAGGTTAAGCCAGGTATGAAGGTGCTGATTCCAGGAATCGGTAGTGGGGTGGCTACGTTCTTATTACAATTTGCGAAAGCAGTAGGAACTACCGTGTATGTTACTTCCCGTTCAGAGGAAAAGTGTAAGAAAGCACTTGAATTGGGTGCTGATAAGGCAATTGATAGTAATGATGATTGGAACGAAGCATTAGGTGGAGAAAAAATGGATCTAGTGATTGAATGTGTGGGAGCAGCGACGTTTAACAAATCTCTTGATCAGCTTCGTCCAGGTGGTACTCTTGTTACATTTGGGGCTTCTGCAGGAGACGACGTCCAAATCAATATCCGTAGCTTTTTCTATGGACAGTTTAATTTGCTCGGTTCAACAATGGGAAGTACGGAAGAGTATAAGGAAATGCTTCAGTTTATCCAAGAACATCAAATTAAGCCTGTTGTCGATCAAATGTATCCATTAAGTCAATTTGATCAAGGATTCGATCGTCTGAAGGCTGCAGCTCAATTAGGGAAGATTGGTTTTTATATTGGTTAA
- a CDS encoding 5-formyltetrahydrofolate cyclo-ligase: MVTKQEIRELKWNYLTEHQLGRFPFPLQNRIPNFKGAEKAAHFVTTMPEYQQAKIIKVNPDSPQLPVRAQVLKDGKILLVPTPRLKAGFIMVKPEWVPTGEERKAASLSHIKSYGKEISLKEMPKIDLFFAGSVALHRDGRRVGKGEGYSDREYAIIRELGNPDIPIIATIHSAQLTDLDVPRDPFDLTVDWIATESELIKTNSPYKKPNGIQWDLVTEEELTEMPVLREIREITINR; encoded by the coding sequence ATGGTAACCAAACAAGAAATACGTGAATTAAAATGGAATTACTTAACTGAACATCAATTAGGAAGATTTCCTTTTCCATTACAAAATCGCATTCCTAATTTTAAAGGTGCAGAAAAGGCAGCCCACTTTGTCACAACTATGCCTGAATATCAGCAAGCAAAAATCATTAAAGTAAATCCTGATTCACCCCAACTCCCAGTTCGAGCACAAGTTTTAAAGGATGGAAAAATACTGTTGGTCCCTACTCCGCGACTTAAAGCTGGATTCATCATGGTAAAACCTGAGTGGGTGCCAACTGGGGAAGAACGTAAGGCAGCTAGTCTTTCTCACATCAAATCCTACGGCAAGGAAATTTCTCTCAAGGAGATGCCTAAAATTGATCTGTTTTTTGCTGGCTCGGTTGCCCTCCATAGGGATGGTAGAAGAGTGGGAAAAGGTGAAGGCTATTCTGACCGTGAATATGCAATCATTAGAGAACTCGGAAACCCTGATATTCCAATTATCGCTACGATTCATAGTGCTCAACTAACAGACCTAGATGTACCAAGAGATCCATTTGATTTAACTGTGGATTGGATCGCCACAGAATCGGAACTAATCAAGACAAATTCTCCTTACAAAAAACCTAATGGAATCCAATGGGACCTTGTCACCGAAGAGGAGTTGACAGAAATGCCGGTTTTAAGGGAGATACGTGAGATCACCATAAACCGATAA
- the rarD gene encoding EamA family transporter RarD, which translates to MERENAIGIAFTASAYILWGVLPIYWKFLNEVPALEILAHRVIWSFIFVVIIVLFLKRKLLKNFFQVQMSQKRTWFGLFLASIFISINWLTYIFAVNTNHIVEASLGYYINPLVAVMLGVFVLREKMNVWQGISFGLAAIGVVYMTISLGELPWVALVLAFSFGLYGLSKKLIKVDSILGLLLETLFVLPFALLFLAYLGVNGEHSFSTGSLKTDLFLLGSGIATALPLLWFSIGAQKIPLYMVGFLQYIAPSISLILGVLMYGELFTKDHIITFTCIWAALAIFTISNIRQVINRRKVPIKATNVGA; encoded by the coding sequence ATGGAACGTGAAAACGCAATAGGGATTGCCTTTACAGCAAGTGCCTATATATTATGGGGAGTATTGCCCATCTACTGGAAGTTTCTAAATGAGGTTCCAGCACTTGAGATTTTAGCTCATCGCGTGATTTGGTCATTTATTTTCGTGGTCATCATCGTGTTATTTTTAAAAAGAAAGCTATTAAAGAACTTCTTTCAAGTTCAGATGAGTCAGAAAAGAACGTGGTTTGGACTGTTTCTAGCATCCATTTTTATTAGTATTAACTGGCTTACCTATATATTTGCGGTGAACACCAACCATATTGTCGAAGCAAGCTTGGGGTATTATATTAATCCACTTGTTGCAGTGATGCTAGGAGTATTTGTACTACGCGAAAAGATGAATGTGTGGCAGGGAATCTCTTTTGGGCTAGCAGCAATTGGAGTTGTTTATATGACCATCTCATTGGGAGAGCTGCCTTGGGTTGCTTTAGTGTTAGCTTTTTCGTTCGGTTTGTATGGACTATCTAAGAAGCTAATAAAAGTAGATTCGATCCTTGGGTTGCTATTAGAAACCTTGTTTGTTTTGCCTTTTGCTTTATTGTTTTTAGCGTATTTAGGAGTCAACGGCGAGCATAGTTTTTCAACAGGTTCACTCAAAACTGATCTGTTTTTACTAGGATCAGGGATTGCCACTGCTTTACCACTCTTATGGTTTAGTATCGGGGCACAAAAGATTCCATTATATATGGTTGGTTTCTTGCAATATATTGCGCCATCCATAAGCTTGATTCTTGGAGTACTCATGTACGGAGAGCTCTTTACAAAGGACCATATTATCACGTTTACATGCATCTGGGCAGCATTGGCAATCTTTACAATCTCAAATATTCGTCAGGTGATTAATAGAAGGAAGGTACCTATAAAAGCAACCAATGTCGGTGCATGA
- a CDS encoding sodium/glutamate symporter, with protein MSAEMVGFSIIIVGILLLIGKWIRVSIPLFQKYFLPSSIIGGFIALILGPEILGKLIRSFQVETTLQGIFPEGVHNIWSTFPSLLISVIFATLFLGKKLPHIKDIWHIAGPQISFGQSVAWGQYVFGLLLTLAVLTPFFGINPMAGALIEIGFEGGHGTSAGLATTFKELGFGAGADIAIGLATVGVVSGVVLGIILINWAIRKNKTTILKDPNNLPEHELRGIIEPEERPIAGKMTTKPESIEPLALHISVIGIAILIGKGLLEGLIYLERVTWGAWSDTEIMTYVPLFPLAMVGGVILQKILEKTDTIELVDRKMILRVQGLALDFLIVTAIATLSLTVIGEHFIPFLLLALTGILWNVTAFIFIAPRMIPEDWVERGIGDFGQSMGMTAAGLMLIRIADSKGKTKALEAFGYKQLLFEPMVGGGLFTAASVPLIYQFGAIPIFILCLVVMLFWMAVGLFYFGKK; from the coding sequence TTGTCTGCAGAAATGGTTGGTTTTAGCATCATCATCGTCGGAATTCTTCTACTGATTGGAAAATGGATTCGAGTCAGCATCCCCCTATTTCAAAAATATTTTTTACCTAGCTCAATCATCGGAGGCTTTATTGCCTTAATTCTAGGACCAGAAATACTAGGTAAACTGATAAGAAGTTTCCAAGTTGAAACGACATTACAAGGTATTTTCCCAGAAGGGGTACATAACATTTGGTCTACTTTTCCTAGTCTTTTAATCAGTGTGATTTTTGCTACTCTATTTTTAGGAAAAAAGCTTCCCCATATAAAAGATATATGGCATATAGCCGGGCCTCAAATATCATTCGGACAATCAGTAGCCTGGGGGCAATATGTATTCGGCCTCCTTTTAACTCTAGCTGTACTGACGCCCTTCTTTGGAATCAATCCTATGGCTGGTGCTCTTATTGAGATTGGTTTTGAAGGTGGACATGGTACAAGTGCGGGGTTAGCAACCACCTTTAAAGAACTGGGGTTCGGAGCAGGTGCGGACATTGCCATTGGCTTAGCAACCGTAGGTGTCGTATCAGGTGTTGTCTTGGGAATTATCTTAATCAATTGGGCTATTAGGAAGAACAAGACGACTATTTTAAAAGACCCGAACAACCTTCCAGAACATGAGCTCAGAGGAATCATTGAACCCGAAGAACGGCCAATCGCTGGTAAAATGACAACGAAACCTGAGTCAATCGAACCTCTTGCTCTACATATTTCTGTAATAGGGATCGCTATTTTAATAGGCAAGGGATTATTAGAAGGGCTTATTTATTTAGAACGTGTTACGTGGGGAGCATGGTCAGATACCGAAATCATGACCTATGTTCCTTTATTTCCACTAGCTATGGTTGGCGGCGTGATCTTGCAGAAAATTCTCGAGAAAACAGATACAATCGAACTAGTAGACCGAAAAATGATTCTACGTGTACAAGGACTTGCACTAGATTTCTTGATTGTAACTGCCATTGCTACCTTATCCTTAACAGTCATTGGAGAGCATTTCATTCCGTTCCTACTTCTCGCTTTAACCGGAATCCTCTGGAATGTGACTGCGTTTATCTTTATAGCACCACGAATGATTCCTGAAGACTGGGTTGAACGCGGGATTGGTGATTTTGGTCAATCGATGGGTATGACTGCTGCAGGTTTGATGCTCATAAGAATTGCAGATTCAAAAGGAAAAACAAAGGCACTCGAAGCTTTTGGCTACAAGCAATTACTATTTGAACCAATGGTAGGAGGAGGATTATTTACCGCAGCATCAGTACCGCTTATTTATCAATTTGGTGCGATTCCAATCTTTATTCTATGCTTGGTTGTGATGCTTTTTTGGATGGCTGTAGGTTTATTCTATTTCGGTAAAAAATAA
- the aspA gene encoding aspartate ammonia-lyase, with protein sequence MNSVIKRLEKDFLGEKEIDADVYYGIQTLRAVENFPITGYKLHEEMIIATAMVKKAAALANMDVKHLYEGLGEPIVQAADEIIQGQWHQYFIVDPIQGGAGTSINMNANEVIANRALELLGHNKGDYSKLSPNTHVNMSQSTNDVFPTAIHISTLNLLDKLLVTMTNMLEVFRKKAKQFDHVIKMGRTHLQDAVPIRLGQEFEAYSRVVERDIKRISQTRLHLYEVNMGATAVGTGLNADPKYIENVVKHLADISGLPLVGADHLVDATQNTDAYTEVSSALKICMINMSKIANDLRLMASGPRAGLAEISLPARQPGSSIMPGKVNPVMPELINQVAFQVIGNDHTISLASEAGQLELNVMEPVLVFNLLQSLSIMNNAFESFTNHCLEGIEANEERMKKFVERSVGIITAVNPHLGYEVVSRIAREAILTGRSVRELCLLYDVLTEEELDLILDPYEMTNPGIAGSALFDRM encoded by the coding sequence ATGAATTCGGTTATAAAAAGGCTTGAAAAAGATTTTCTCGGAGAAAAAGAAATTGACGCAGATGTGTATTACGGTATTCAGACTTTACGTGCAGTAGAGAACTTTCCTATTACCGGATACAAACTTCACGAAGAGATGATTATAGCAACAGCTATGGTAAAAAAGGCAGCTGCGCTTGCCAATATGGATGTTAAGCATCTTTATGAAGGATTAGGTGAACCTATCGTTCAAGCAGCTGATGAAATTATACAAGGACAGTGGCACCAATACTTTATAGTCGACCCGATTCAAGGCGGTGCTGGTACTTCCATTAACATGAATGCAAATGAAGTCATCGCAAACCGTGCACTTGAACTACTTGGTCATAATAAAGGTGATTATTCCAAGTTAAGTCCAAATACTCACGTTAACATGTCACAATCTACAAATGATGTGTTTCCAACAGCCATTCACATTTCAACACTGAACCTATTAGACAAGCTACTTGTTACCATGACAAACATGCTCGAGGTATTCAGAAAGAAAGCGAAGCAGTTTGATCATGTTATTAAAATGGGCCGAACACACCTTCAGGATGCCGTGCCAATTCGTCTAGGACAAGAATTCGAGGCTTACAGTCGAGTGGTAGAGCGCGATATTAAGCGAATTAGCCAAACTCGTCTTCATTTATATGAAGTAAACATGGGAGCAACCGCAGTAGGAACTGGTTTAAATGCTGACCCAAAGTATATTGAAAATGTTGTAAAACATCTTGCTGACATTAGTGGATTGCCACTTGTAGGAGCCGACCATCTAGTCGATGCGACCCAAAATACAGATGCTTATACAGAAGTATCTTCAGCCCTAAAAATTTGCATGATCAATATGTCAAAAATCGCCAACGATTTACGCCTGATGGCTTCAGGTCCTCGTGCAGGACTTGCAGAAATTTCACTACCAGCTAGACAGCCAGGTTCATCCATCATGCCTGGAAAAGTGAATCCCGTTATGCCAGAACTAATAAATCAAGTAGCTTTTCAAGTGATAGGAAATGATCACACAATCAGCCTTGCTTCAGAAGCTGGCCAACTTGAACTTAACGTTATGGAGCCTGTACTTGTCTTCAACCTACTTCAATCTTTAAGTATTATGAACAATGCATTCGAGAGTTTTACAAATCATTGTCTAGAAGGCATTGAAGCAAATGAAGAAAGAATGAAGAAGTTTGTGGAAAGAAGCGTAGGTATTATTACAGCCGTTAACCCACATCTTGGATATGAAGTTGTTTCTCGTATTGCAAGAGAAGCTATCCTAACAGGTAGATCAGTCAGAGAACTATGTCTCCTATATGATGTGCTAACAGAAGAAGAACTCGATTTAATTCTTGATCCATATGAAATGACGAATCCAGGTATTGCTGGAAGTGCTCTATTCGACCGTATGTAA
- a CDS encoding GNAT family N-acetyltransferase, with product MTNKIPVLVGELVRLRPINDADHLSWFEVEQDESMHKWVGNAVPTSLDEVKHALYELYPQHFMLWMIEEKTSGKVIGMMRISHPEQRGNQLVAGDSQRLHSDYWRKGYMRESRKLIYDYVFNTLKIDVLYADVWEGNVNSIKSLVSAGYKLIDCRKEYFKKYNKTQNKLYYELREATWKR from the coding sequence ATGACTAATAAGATTCCGGTTCTCGTCGGTGAACTTGTTAGACTCAGACCAATTAATGATGCTGACCATCTTTCATGGTTTGAAGTTGAGCAAGATGAATCAATGCATAAATGGGTAGGTAATGCTGTTCCAACCAGTCTAGATGAGGTGAAACATGCCTTGTATGAGTTATATCCGCAACATTTTATGCTCTGGATGATAGAAGAGAAAACAAGTGGTAAAGTGATTGGTATGATGCGTATAAGCCATCCCGAACAGCGAGGAAACCAGTTAGTAGCAGGAGATTCACAAAGGCTTCATTCAGACTATTGGAGAAAAGGCTATATGAGGGAATCACGTAAGCTGATTTATGATTATGTTTTCAATACATTAAAAATAGATGTTCTATATGCGGATGTATGGGAAGGTAATGTTAATTCAATCAAATCCTTAGTATCTGCTGGTTATAAACTCATAGATTGTAGAAAAGAATATTTCAAGAAATATAATAAGACTCAAAATAAATTATATTATGAGCTTAGAGAAGCTACATGGAAGAGGTAG
- a CDS encoding helix-turn-helix domain-containing protein — translation MLGEQIRKFRKLKKLTLEELAGTELTKGMLSLIENNKAKPSMDSLTYIAERLEVEVSELLEEGNIQELREVLDKAEMIFNKTMDESPDKYKKLISLIQPTVSKLNQGYEAARLLELYGRGLYWEKKDNWQEPCDAAATLYDQMNLTQQRGAIGLFRAIIKFVEHDYETSLDILLKERKEIENNHVFIDGMTKLDLDYHEAMLHFAVGDTTSAKQVMEKAITFSKTNKLFYRIDDLYRLASASALMENDLASHEFYLDKLKQYAEFTDDEKSNLFYQLFNIESLNTLKQDYQLALKQVSSLLVERQHDDLKEWLYLEKGKALLGLGQVEEAIGYFDKIVTPANHHHPFDLSQFYLKDTFKAKCYIELGDTQKALAAAKIAKENFEKLPPSPYKEYSLKVYQELANK, via the coding sequence GTGCTTGGGGAACAAATACGTAAATTTCGAAAACTAAAAAAGCTAACTCTTGAAGAGCTTGCTGGTACTGAGCTCACTAAAGGGATGCTCAGCCTCATTGAAAATAATAAAGCCAAGCCGTCCATGGATAGCTTGACTTATATCGCCGAACGCCTTGAGGTTGAAGTATCTGAGCTCCTAGAAGAAGGTAATATCCAAGAGCTAAGAGAAGTGTTAGACAAGGCTGAAATGATTTTTAATAAAACGATGGATGAGTCTCCAGATAAATATAAAAAACTGATCTCCCTCATACAACCAACTGTTTCAAAATTAAATCAAGGGTATGAAGCAGCTAGATTATTAGAGCTATATGGTCGTGGTCTATACTGGGAAAAGAAGGACAACTGGCAGGAACCATGTGATGCTGCAGCTACTCTTTATGACCAAATGAATCTAACTCAACAAAGAGGAGCAATTGGGCTATTTCGAGCGATTATAAAATTTGTAGAACATGATTATGAAACATCCTTAGATATTCTACTTAAGGAACGAAAAGAAATCGAAAATAACCATGTATTTATAGATGGAATGACGAAACTAGACCTTGATTATCATGAAGCCATGCTTCACTTTGCGGTTGGAGATACTACTTCTGCAAAACAAGTAATGGAAAAGGCCATTACTTTCTCTAAAACAAATAAGCTATTTTATCGAATAGATGATTTATATCGTCTTGCTTCTGCTTCGGCTTTAATGGAAAATGACCTAGCATCACATGAATTCTATTTGGATAAGTTAAAACAGTATGCTGAATTTACGGATGATGAAAAATCCAATCTCTTTTATCAGCTTTTTAACATTGAATCCTTAAACACGTTAAAACAAGATTACCAACTAGCACTGAAGCAAGTGTCTTCACTATTAGTTGAACGTCAACATGATGATTTGAAAGAATGGTTATATCTTGAAAAAGGAAAAGCACTCCTTGGACTTGGACAAGTCGAAGAAGCCATTGGCTACTTTGACAAAATTGTTACTCCTGCAAATCATCATCATCCATTTGATTTGTCACAGTTTTATCTAAAGGATACATTTAAAGCGAAATGCTATATAGAACTTGGAGATACTCAAAAGGCATTAGCTGCAGCAAAAATTGCAAAGGAAAACTTTGAAAAGCTGCCTCCATCACCATACAAGGAATACAGCCTGAAGGTCTATCAGGAACTTGCAAATAAATAA